Proteins encoded within one genomic window of Rubripirellula tenax:
- a CDS encoding exopolysaccharide biosynthesis polyprenyl glycosylphosphotransferase gives MVLPLAALSPTHLEPVETTAVTSVHPIDNLQQRRSSDKLESKVGDTLESADVVMAKHTATKLHHGLTRSFMVQSFATGLPLAIVDLFVTATSLIGVSYLVNLAQGLPLNPGVWRQLPAMLMLQLGLISLHQLYPGAGISPVHELRGIVRSTILAVLFLSGMNLIFGELPRIEFVSFACTGLVVAATLPIARYLARHWLSRTSWWGVRTVLIGLQHDCERLRSRMMSRSSSGLVIVGSVDVSESVANNPTISDVRSSIENPGDHRETDEACRVASLKNAPVVAIASRSCVDLAGRLVFQFPMLISVGDSVSCEDENPLFEIYTTRSSMPFLRLIPRLCKRTLDLVICIPALIVLAIPMAIIAIAIKRKSPGPVFYGPERIGQHGKTYRCWKFRSMFVDANKMLQEKLESDPVARAEWDRDTKLKDDPRVIPGVGNLIRRWSLDELPQLWNVFLGQMSLIGPRPIADYEVVRYQKHYYEYTQMLPGITGLWQVSGRNDTSYETRVFLVHSYAANWSLWLDAWILIKTPVIVLTRRGAY, from the coding sequence GTGGTCCTTCCACTTGCAGCTCTGTCGCCGACCCACCTGGAACCCGTTGAAACGACGGCGGTGACGTCTGTGCATCCGATCGACAATCTTCAGCAACGAAGATCCAGCGACAAGCTGGAATCAAAAGTCGGCGACACCTTGGAGTCGGCCGATGTGGTGATGGCCAAGCACACGGCCACGAAATTGCACCATGGCTTGACTCGTTCGTTCATGGTCCAGTCGTTCGCCACAGGTTTGCCTTTGGCGATCGTCGATCTTTTCGTCACGGCAACGTCGTTGATCGGCGTTTCGTACCTGGTCAACCTGGCGCAGGGATTGCCGTTGAATCCGGGCGTATGGCGCCAACTGCCGGCGATGCTGATGCTGCAGCTCGGTTTGATATCGCTGCACCAGCTTTATCCCGGCGCAGGAATCAGCCCGGTTCACGAATTACGCGGCATCGTTCGATCAACCATCCTTGCCGTCCTGTTTTTGTCGGGCATGAACTTGATCTTCGGCGAGTTGCCTCGGATCGAATTTGTCTCGTTCGCTTGCACCGGACTGGTGGTGGCGGCCACTCTGCCGATCGCTCGATACCTCGCTCGTCACTGGTTGTCGCGAACATCGTGGTGGGGCGTGCGGACGGTTTTGATCGGTCTGCAGCACGACTGCGAACGACTGAGATCCCGAATGATGTCGCGAAGTTCATCTGGCTTGGTGATTGTCGGATCCGTCGACGTCAGCGAATCCGTGGCGAACAACCCAACGATTTCGGACGTGCGGTCGTCGATCGAAAATCCCGGCGACCATCGCGAGACCGATGAGGCTTGCCGAGTTGCGAGTCTGAAGAACGCACCCGTGGTGGCGATTGCATCGCGATCCTGTGTCGACCTGGCCGGGCGATTGGTGTTTCAGTTTCCAATGCTGATCAGCGTCGGTGACTCGGTATCGTGTGAAGACGAAAACCCGCTGTTCGAGATCTATACGACCCGGTCGAGCATGCCGTTCTTGCGATTGATTCCGCGACTTTGCAAGCGGACGCTTGATCTGGTGATTTGCATTCCGGCACTGATCGTGCTGGCGATTCCAATGGCGATCATCGCGATCGCGATCAAGCGAAAGTCGCCTGGACCCGTGTTTTACGGCCCCGAGCGAATCGGCCAGCACGGAAAGACGTATCGATGTTGGAAGTTTCGGTCGATGTTCGTCGACGCGAACAAGATGCTTCAGGAGAAACTCGAAAGCGACCCCGTGGCTCGCGCTGAATGGGATCGGGACACAAAACTGAAAGACGATCCGCGAGTCATTCCTGGCGTCGGAAACCTGATTCGGCGTTGGAGTCTGGACGAGCTGCCACAGCTTTGGAACGTATTTTTGGGGCAAATGAGCCTGATCGGCCCCCGCCCGATCGCGGACTATGAAGTCGTTCGGTACCAAAAGCACTACTACGAATACACACAGATGCTGCCCGGGATCACCGGTTTATGGCAGGTTTCCGGCCGTAATGACACCAGCTACGAGACTCGTGTTTTCTTAGTCCATTCCTACGCCGCCAACTGGTCGCTTTGGTTGGATGCCTGGATATTGATTAAAACCCCTGTAATCGTCCTAACCCGCCGTGGGGCGTACTGA
- a CDS encoding G8 domain-containing protein, translating to MTSQSSESLQRLRRHARERYSQLAAKLPKLFASKLAKRASSRDALRSMLGFESLESRQLLATITAINSGDWTAASTWQGGVVPTAADRAIVASGKTVTLNGLNTTVKELVVHGTLTVAEGSAGSATRSLTTRWIHVNSNGTFRIGTPTNRYDNNDFVLTLTGTDPTADFTVETAMGTMSIADNDGFLMTGMGGSLQFYGDEKLSFTKLSQTAFKNATTITVEDVIERNFDGTTSAASDGSLSGSRAWEVGDEIVIASSSYDYADEDVRTITAVSSASGNRTVLTLNEPLSYRHYGAIESYKDGELSIDMRAEVALLNRSIRIQGTQDTDSNFGNRARYGTTSGRNLGIGAHAMFMPNSGLIAIDSVQFDKMGQTGIVGRYPIHWHLGANRAGDLLRNSSVTNSNNRGVTVHGTQGLLIEGNVLHDIHGHGIFMEDAAEFNNQFRSNIVLGIHKVGGGSLNDPFIVPGITRGSNGLVNGDAARNGNGEGSHDTGQQVSTRFLHSAAYWITNPNNTWVGNISAGSEGTGFWFILPDRVIGLSRDTGLYNGLDPSTATLGIFDNNTSHSSPIGLTFDRGSDIRGGGAVGYTPTVPATFNAFTGYKHDGTAVYHRGNNVTFDGSMFADVRTGSFNTFSQIERNILFIGHSKGNATLSAEVGGYKLYDGPGQIIEAHFAGFAEPNAYTFVNTGGAHKHAMTRASGITFENDGTTGHVAVGIVQDFVNKSPANAAGRPDALSGIVLDVDGSLTGPFGGGPGYVLTPKIDFYRDSTDITPAGWDAYISNDRFGYLRLDTVSGAGNFPYFDVFNGDGHRFRVNRRNITEQRLYTKLNAGDYTFEFTEPVPDDGFRFTMRVMRGSEPGDYSIYRFKGVGTNYKPTSGTETTSLTSLRAQTSNAYFRDPADGDLWMKVFQSGTLISVRPADVLQPTTPEITGLVLVDANSDEDLSALANGTVVNLTALPSKDLNVRAATNSNTASVGFDLTGPSPFTKTESVEPYALFGDADGDFQSEPLLPGSYTLVVTPFSGAGLSGTAGTAVTINFTVIEPAQMPFVNQTVQDGTTVLAEEFDTGGQGVAYFDTSTGNSGSGNTARRTEDVDLNGGSILVSSVVDGEWLEFTRDVVPGVYDINVNVNPFSLQDPAKGVRVLIAENVFSTSFTELGFVEIPDAATVGTSFAITGVDLTAWGGSDRVFRIEFFAANRDIVVAPVGAVLADASPTGSTTGWYLDYGANGENWFNGSGLSDTTVNESDVLVPTVWPQHLAGNSSGRVARIRNAAEQSTLTFDLGGRYDISGMALWNSTETGQTDRGFENTLLSYSTDGGLTFSGSDLLTWTQLSDSTDPFGPEIRMLPGVVAGITHIRMVVDNFSPAGSDRIVMASELRFIGKGNPAVGSNLALNFDTLSFSAVAMPASVVNRGVAYRGAGATYGEGMIDPNKSALRGLGASASMANYTNYSQGLNRVIVDIDNLPATTLTQPDFEFRVGNTEELAKHVEKPEITSPATRNPNLRD from the coding sequence ATGACATCGCAATCCAGTGAGAGTCTGCAAAGGCTCCGCAGACATGCTCGCGAACGATATTCGCAGCTTGCCGCCAAACTGCCGAAGCTGTTCGCGTCGAAACTTGCCAAGCGGGCATCGTCGCGCGATGCGTTGCGGTCGATGCTGGGATTCGAATCGCTTGAGTCTCGTCAATTGCTGGCGACGATCACGGCGATCAATTCGGGCGACTGGACGGCGGCCAGCACGTGGCAAGGCGGCGTTGTGCCGACGGCTGCCGACCGCGCGATTGTCGCGTCGGGAAAAACGGTCACGCTCAATGGCTTGAACACGACCGTCAAAGAGCTTGTCGTTCACGGGACATTGACCGTTGCCGAAGGCTCGGCCGGTTCGGCGACCCGCTCGCTGACCACCCGCTGGATTCACGTTAACAGCAACGGCACGTTCAGGATTGGCACCCCCACCAATCGGTATGACAACAATGACTTTGTGCTGACCCTGACCGGAACCGATCCGACGGCCGACTTCACCGTCGAGACGGCGATGGGCACCATGTCGATTGCCGATAATGATGGTTTTTTGATGACTGGGATGGGGGGCAGCTTACAGTTCTATGGTGATGAAAAGCTAAGCTTCACCAAGCTGTCCCAAACGGCATTCAAAAATGCGACGACGATCACGGTTGAGGATGTCATCGAACGCAATTTTGATGGTACGACCTCAGCCGCATCGGATGGTTCATTGTCCGGATCGCGCGCATGGGAAGTGGGTGACGAAATTGTGATCGCCAGTTCTTCGTACGACTATGCCGACGAGGACGTGCGAACGATTACTGCGGTCAGCAGTGCTTCGGGCAACCGAACGGTGCTGACGCTGAACGAGCCACTTTCCTATCGCCATTACGGAGCCATCGAGTCGTACAAAGACGGCGAGCTGAGTATCGACATGCGGGCCGAAGTGGCGCTGCTGAATCGATCCATCAGGATTCAGGGCACTCAAGACACCGACAGTAACTTTGGCAATCGCGCGAGATACGGAACGACGTCCGGAAGGAATCTTGGCATTGGTGCGCACGCGATGTTCATGCCCAATTCTGGGTTGATCGCCATTGATTCGGTCCAATTCGACAAGATGGGGCAAACGGGAATTGTCGGACGCTACCCGATTCACTGGCACTTGGGCGCGAATCGCGCCGGCGATCTCCTGCGAAACTCCAGCGTCACCAATTCGAACAACCGTGGCGTGACGGTTCACGGAACACAGGGGCTGTTGATCGAAGGCAATGTGCTGCATGACATTCATGGACACGGAATCTTCATGGAGGACGCTGCCGAATTCAACAACCAATTCCGCAGCAACATCGTGCTTGGCATTCACAAGGTCGGCGGAGGCAGCCTCAACGACCCCTTCATTGTTCCGGGAATCACGCGGGGCTCCAACGGCTTGGTCAACGGTGATGCGGCGAGAAACGGGAACGGCGAGGGGTCGCATGATACGGGGCAACAAGTTTCCACCCGCTTCTTGCATTCGGCGGCTTACTGGATCACCAATCCGAACAATACCTGGGTCGGTAATATTTCGGCAGGATCCGAAGGAACCGGTTTTTGGTTCATTCTGCCCGATCGCGTGATTGGGCTCTCCCGTGACACGGGTCTTTACAATGGTCTGGATCCTAGCACTGCGACACTAGGGATATTCGATAACAACACCTCGCACTCATCCCCGATCGGTCTGACGTTTGATCGCGGATCTGATATCCGGGGTGGCGGCGCCGTGGGTTACACGCCCACGGTTCCGGCGACGTTCAATGCCTTTACCGGCTACAAGCACGATGGCACGGCGGTTTACCATCGCGGGAACAATGTCACCTTTGACGGCAGCATGTTTGCCGATGTCCGAACCGGTTCGTTCAATACATTTTCCCAGATCGAACGCAATATTCTGTTTATCGGTCACAGCAAGGGCAACGCGACATTATCGGCGGAAGTGGGTGGTTATAAGCTGTACGATGGCCCCGGTCAGATTATCGAAGCTCACTTTGCCGGGTTTGCAGAACCCAATGCTTATACGTTTGTGAACACGGGTGGCGCGCACAAGCACGCGATGACGCGAGCCTCGGGTATCACGTTCGAAAACGACGGAACCACTGGCCATGTCGCGGTCGGGATTGTTCAAGACTTTGTCAACAAATCGCCCGCCAATGCGGCGGGGCGTCCGGATGCGTTGTCGGGAATTGTGTTGGACGTTGACGGTTCATTGACGGGGCCATTTGGCGGTGGCCCTGGTTATGTGCTGACGCCCAAAATTGACTTCTATCGCGATTCGACGGATATCACTCCGGCCGGTTGGGACGCCTACATCAGCAACGATCGATTCGGCTATCTGAGGCTTGATACCGTCAGTGGTGCTGGCAATTTTCCATACTTTGATGTTTTCAACGGCGACGGACATCGGTTTCGTGTCAATCGTCGCAATATCACCGAGCAACGTCTTTATACGAAATTGAATGCGGGCGATTACACGTTCGAGTTCACGGAGCCGGTGCCTGACGACGGGTTCAGATTTACAATGCGTGTCATGCGCGGTTCAGAACCGGGCGACTACTCGATCTATCGTTTCAAGGGTGTGGGAACGAATTACAAGCCGACCTCCGGGACCGAGACAACCTCCCTGACATCGCTTCGCGCTCAAACATCGAATGCCTATTTCCGCGACCCGGCCGACGGTGATTTGTGGATGAAAGTCTTTCAATCGGGGACGTTGATCAGTGTCCGGCCCGCGGATGTCCTGCAGCCGACGACGCCCGAGATTACGGGCTTGGTGCTTGTTGATGCTAATAGTGACGAGGATCTTTCGGCGTTGGCCAATGGTACGGTGGTCAATCTGACCGCCTTGCCGTCGAAGGATCTGAATGTTCGCGCGGCGACCAATTCCAATACCGCCAGTGTCGGCTTTGATTTGACTGGGCCGTCTCCCTTTACCAAAACCGAAAGCGTGGAACCCTACGCTCTTTTCGGAGATGCCGACGGGGATTTCCAATCGGAACCTTTGTTGCCCGGTTCCTACACGCTGGTGGTGACGCCATTTTCCGGCGCCGGCCTGTCCGGTACCGCGGGCACTGCAGTGACGATCAACTTTACCGTCATTGAGCCGGCTCAAATGCCGTTCGTCAATCAGACCGTGCAAGACGGAACGACCGTCCTGGCCGAAGAGTTTGATACGGGCGGTCAAGGCGTCGCCTATTTTGACACCAGCACTGGCAACTCGGGTTCGGGCAATACCGCACGTCGCACCGAAGATGTTGATCTCAATGGTGGCAGTATCCTTGTCAGCAGCGTGGTCGATGGGGAATGGCTGGAATTCACTCGCGATGTGGTTCCGGGCGTGTATGACATTAACGTCAATGTCAACCCGTTTTCTCTGCAAGATCCCGCAAAAGGCGTTCGCGTGCTGATTGCCGAGAATGTGTTTTCCACTTCGTTCACCGAACTTGGGTTTGTTGAGATTCCTGATGCAGCCACCGTGGGAACCAGTTTCGCGATCACGGGAGTTGATCTGACGGCATGGGGTGGTTCCGATCGGGTTTTCCGCATCGAATTCTTTGCGGCAAATCGAGACATCGTCGTCGCACCCGTTGGCGCGGTGTTGGCGGATGCCAGTCCGACGGGTTCGACAACCGGTTGGTATCTTGATTACGGAGCCAACGGAGAAAACTGGTTCAACGGATCCGGCTTATCGGATACGACGGTGAATGAATCTGATGTGCTCGTGCCTACCGTGTGGCCACAGCATCTTGCCGGCAACAGCAGTGGTCGAGTGGCACGCATTCGAAATGCCGCCGAGCAGAGTACGCTCACTTTCGATCTGGGCGGACGGTACGACATCAGTGGCATGGCGTTGTGGAACAGCACCGAAACTGGACAGACGGATCGAGGCTTCGAGAATACGCTGTTGTCCTATTCAACCGATGGCGGACTGACGTTCAGCGGAAGCGACTTGCTGACCTGGACACAGCTCTCTGATTCTACGGATCCGTTCGGGCCAGAGATTCGCATGCTTCCCGGCGTTGTTGCCGGAATCACGCACATCCGCATGGTCGTCGACAACTTCTCCCCTGCGGGATCCGACAGAATCGTGATGGCATCCGAACTTCGATTCATCGGCAAAGGGAATCCCGCGGTGGGTTCCAACTTGGCTCTGAATTTTGACACGCTGTCGTTTTCAGCGGTTGCCATGCCAGCGAGCGTCGTCAATCGCGGTGTCGCTTACCGCGGCGCCGGGGCGACTTATGGCGAAGGCATGATCGACCCCAACAAGTCGGCGCTGCGCGGGCTTGGTGCGTCGGCATCGATGGCGAACTACACCAATTACTCACAGGGACTCAACCGAGTCATCGTCGACATCGACAACCTGCCCGCGACAACGTTGACGCAACCCGATTTCGAATTCCGCGTCGGTAATACCGAGGAGCTCGCAAAACATGTAGAGAAGCCGGAAATCACTTCGCCCGCTACTCGGAATCCGAATCTTCGCGACTGA
- a CDS encoding metallophosphoesterase: MTPTLAWIAALAVLAGHFGLMLSSYNRINGFGWPRKNIKRCTKVMFAFTVIGPPVAIAVWRGFFADWIGGNADLRSIPIPLAIYAGLCLMAWPLLGIPWLYFRPILGIESVKVKRQIEIVPVQQMVTHRLALTAKCKFESRLPINQVFELSIDQIELPVVGLPPALDGYRIAHLSDIHLTGDIHPDFAGYVVQRATQWAPHLMALTGDIIDKQPCIDWLGQIFAPARARDGCYFVLGNHDTRIADSWQTREAMDRAGWTDLGSRGLSRKLGGVEALIIGNEHPWFQRPTIDPDSGEPFRLLLSHSPDQFEWARRHNVTLMLAGHTHGGQGRLPIAGPLLSPSFHGSRYASGDFYRAPTTMHVTRGLAGTHLIRINCRPELSLLTLRAVPSPQPA, from the coding sequence ATGACACCGACGCTCGCATGGATCGCCGCGCTGGCCGTCTTGGCAGGACATTTTGGTTTGATGCTGTCCAGCTATAACCGGATCAACGGATTCGGATGGCCTCGTAAAAATATCAAGCGATGCACCAAGGTGATGTTCGCGTTCACTGTCATAGGACCACCCGTCGCGATCGCCGTTTGGCGAGGATTCTTTGCAGATTGGATTGGTGGAAATGCCGACTTGCGATCGATACCGATTCCGCTGGCGATCTACGCGGGCTTGTGCTTGATGGCATGGCCGCTGCTGGGGATTCCTTGGCTCTATTTTCGCCCAATCCTTGGCATCGAATCCGTCAAGGTCAAACGCCAAATCGAAATCGTTCCGGTGCAACAGATGGTAACGCATCGATTGGCATTGACGGCTAAATGCAAGTTCGAGTCGCGGTTACCGATCAATCAAGTGTTTGAATTGTCGATCGACCAGATCGAGCTGCCCGTCGTCGGTTTGCCGCCGGCGCTTGACGGATATCGGATCGCCCACCTGTCCGACATCCATTTGACCGGCGATATTCATCCGGATTTTGCCGGCTATGTGGTCCAGCGGGCGACCCAGTGGGCCCCGCACCTGATGGCGTTGACCGGCGATATCATTGATAAGCAACCGTGCATCGATTGGCTGGGACAAATCTTCGCACCCGCCCGCGCCCGCGACGGTTGCTACTTTGTTTTGGGCAATCACGACACCCGAATCGCCGACTCATGGCAAACCCGCGAAGCGATGGACCGAGCCGGCTGGACCGATCTGGGCAGCCGCGGACTCTCAAGAAAGCTTGGCGGCGTCGAGGCCCTGATCATTGGCAACGAACATCCGTGGTTCCAGCGTCCGACGATCGATCCGGATTCTGGCGAGCCGTTTCGGTTGCTGCTTAGCCACAGCCCCGATCAATTCGAGTGGGCGCGGCGACACAACGTGACGTTGATGCTGGCCGGCCACACCCACGGCGGACAAGGTCGGCTACCGATCGCGGGGCCGCTGTTGAGCCCCAGCTTCCACGGCAGCCGTTACGCTTCGGGCGACTTTTATCGCGCACCAACAACGATGCACGTCACCCGTGGGTTGGCGGGCACGCACCTGATCCGAATCAATTGCCGCCCCGAGCTTTCGCTGCTGACGCTGCGGGCTGTCCCCAGTCCTCAGCCGGCTTAG
- a CDS encoding SixA phosphatase family protein, whose translation MRHAKSDWGDSSLSDHDRPLNRRGHRDAPEMAKWLTGLGVIPGRVLCSSALRTCQTIRLMQERWPVETDVMTMESLYLASPETLWRSATSNGGDHECVMVLAHNPGISQLTSMMADRSIEMPTAAIAVFQLNVDYWSELSIDTDTDLVHFMSPKQL comes from the coding sequence ATGCGTCACGCCAAAAGCGACTGGGGCGATTCCAGCCTTTCGGATCACGACCGGCCGCTGAATCGTCGCGGACACCGTGATGCGCCCGAGATGGCGAAGTGGCTGACCGGACTGGGTGTCATCCCTGGTCGAGTTCTTTGTTCGTCGGCGCTGCGAACCTGTCAAACGATCCGACTGATGCAAGAACGGTGGCCCGTCGAAACCGATGTCATGACGATGGAATCGTTGTACTTGGCCAGCCCCGAAACCCTCTGGCGTTCCGCGACCAGCAACGGTGGCGACCATGAATGCGTGATGGTGTTGGCCCACAATCCGGGAATCAGCCAATTGACGTCGATGATGGCGGATCGTTCGATCGAGATGCCGACGGCGGCCATTGCAGTGTTTCAATTGAACGTCGACTACTGGAGCGAATTATCGATCGATACGGACACCGATCTAGTTCACTTCATGAGCCCCAAGCAGTTGTAG
- a CDS encoding multiheme c-type cytochrome: MVCYAKFHRPFGILALAYCTLVGNQAFAADSESYAHSDSNKRYLHHIDLYDVNNRKITADSDQPYSTLKTCGRCHDYATISHGWHFNAFTSDARRRAETGEAEATASDGRPGEPWIWTDARTGTQLPLSYRDWLGRFNPTDIGLSTFEMTRQFGARIPGGNMATPAKEASKDEKDDGVQEDDANDDSSRWALTGSLEIDCMACHATSGVYDFEVRRETIEAENFAWAPTAALRLGDVAGSVSRIKTGSDPSDETVQAKLPKVKYRAQNFAPDGTVFFDLVREPENNACYQCHSQRTVTEDGLEPRWIHDEDVHLRAGMNCVDCHRNGIDHQTVRGFPGEQHPSGNVATTLSCAGCHLGIEREDDSVASISSRPGRLGSPLPKHEGLPPIHFEKLTCTACHGGPAPDQEADGILTSLSHGLGQKLHRSGQELPSIRGPLFARSQAWAPLASDESKHANEAPITTARAMWPAYWGSVKDGVVSPLSPEAVYSATRKALRVRKDFVAEVSEKGRETFNEKVSAALAAIEKEFSVDRAVYVSTGTAYGRGEQDDSLTEVEVKNVDAIEMVQWPMAHNVRPAGWALGATGCLECHVDDGLIFASTVTPTGPAPVVASPIAMSSIQQISDDERSQWNQLFAGRAMFKLMTAASLAMMAIALLGTFIASNRPASKESL, from the coding sequence ATGGTTTGTTATGCAAAGTTTCATCGCCCGTTCGGGATACTCGCACTGGCCTACTGCACTTTGGTTGGCAACCAAGCATTCGCAGCCGACAGCGAGTCGTACGCGCACAGCGATAGTAACAAACGGTATCTGCACCACATTGATCTTTACGATGTCAACAATCGAAAGATCACCGCCGATTCGGACCAGCCGTATTCGACGCTCAAGACGTGTGGACGCTGCCACGATTATGCAACCATCTCGCACGGATGGCACTTCAATGCATTTACCAGCGATGCGCGGCGGCGGGCAGAAACCGGGGAAGCCGAAGCGACAGCATCCGACGGCCGCCCCGGCGAACCTTGGATCTGGACGGACGCCCGCACGGGGACTCAGTTGCCGCTTTCCTATCGAGATTGGCTGGGCCGCTTCAACCCGACCGATATTGGTTTGTCCACATTTGAAATGACTCGCCAATTCGGCGCACGCATTCCTGGCGGCAACATGGCAACGCCCGCCAAGGAAGCTTCCAAGGATGAAAAAGATGACGGAGTTCAAGAAGATGATGCCAACGATGATTCATCACGATGGGCGCTAACCGGTTCGCTAGAGATCGATTGCATGGCATGTCACGCGACCTCCGGCGTTTACGACTTTGAAGTGCGTCGTGAAACCATCGAAGCCGAAAACTTTGCCTGGGCACCCACGGCCGCTTTGCGCTTGGGCGATGTCGCGGGATCCGTCTCAAGAATCAAAACGGGTTCGGATCCTAGCGACGAAACCGTGCAAGCGAAGCTTCCCAAAGTCAAATACCGCGCTCAAAATTTCGCGCCCGACGGCACGGTCTTTTTCGACTTGGTTCGCGAACCTGAAAACAACGCCTGCTACCAGTGCCACAGCCAACGAACGGTTACCGAAGACGGACTCGAACCGCGATGGATTCACGATGAAGACGTCCACCTTCGCGCGGGAATGAACTGTGTCGATTGCCATCGCAACGGCATCGATCACCAGACCGTCCGCGGCTTCCCCGGCGAACAACACCCCTCGGGGAACGTGGCGACGACACTTAGCTGTGCGGGATGTCACTTGGGCATCGAGCGTGAAGACGATTCCGTGGCCTCCATTTCCTCTCGACCTGGCCGACTCGGATCGCCGCTGCCCAAGCACGAAGGGTTACCTCCGATTCACTTCGAAAAACTGACCTGCACGGCTTGTCACGGTGGGCCCGCGCCGGACCAAGAAGCCGACGGCATTCTGACTTCCCTGTCGCACGGCTTGGGCCAAAAGCTGCATCGCAGCGGTCAAGAGTTGCCGTCCATCCGTGGCCCCTTGTTCGCGCGATCACAAGCCTGGGCCCCACTTGCAAGCGACGAATCCAAGCATGCAAATGAAGCACCCATCACAACCGCCCGCGCGATGTGGCCGGCGTATTGGGGATCCGTGAAGGACGGAGTCGTATCGCCGCTGTCGCCAGAAGCCGTCTACTCGGCGACTCGCAAAGCCTTGCGTGTACGAAAAGATTTCGTCGCTGAGGTATCTGAAAAAGGGCGTGAAACGTTTAACGAGAAAGTCTCTGCCGCGCTGGCAGCGATCGAGAAAGAGTTTTCCGTCGATCGTGCCGTCTACGTCTCGACCGGGACCGCCTACGGGCGAGGCGAACAAGACGATTCGCTGACCGAAGTGGAAGTCAAAAATGTCGATGCGATTGAGATGGTTCAGTGGCCGATGGCTCACAACGTGCGGCCGGCCGGTTGGGCATTGGGGGCAACCGGATGCTTGGAATGCCACGTCGATGACGGACTGATCTTTGCATCAACGGTCACGCCGACGGGCCCGGCACCGGTCGTCGCGTCGCCGATCGCGATGTCGTCGATTCAACAGATATCAGACGACGAACGTTCGCAATGGAACCAACTGTTCGCCGGTCGTGCGATGTTCAAGCTGATGACGGCGGCATCGCTGGCGATGATGGCAATCGCACTGCTAGGGACCTTCATCGCATCCAACCGACCGGCGTCGAAGGAGTCGCTATGA